One Festucalex cinctus isolate MCC-2025b chromosome 3, RoL_Fcin_1.0, whole genome shotgun sequence DNA window includes the following coding sequences:
- the LOC144016730 gene encoding snaclec alboaggregin-A subunit beta'-like, whose amino-acid sequence MAFALRSLFLLCGISGLLTGVWAFPIKILKDISCPEGWTQLDCKCYIYQGEARTFADAEAICNILGGNLVSIHNELECVFVQQLILAGTNGDDAAWIGLHEAIEDDDFIWTDGTVEDFRNFNSAPDNGDCVEMDSSNGEWETADCTDLEEYVCIKDAHHFFL is encoded by the exons ATGGCATTTGCTCTTCGCTCGTTGTTCCTCCTTTGTGGGATCAGTGGACTGTTGACTGGAGTC TGGGCTTTCCCGATAAAAATTCTGAAAG ATATTAGCTGTCCTGAAGGCTGGACTCAGTTGGACTGTAAATGTTACATTTACCAAGGTGAAGCGAGGACCTTTGCAGATGCCGAG GCCATCTGCAACATTCTTGGTGGAAATCTGGTCTCCATCCACAATGAGTTGGAATGTGTATTTGTTCAACAACTGATTCTCGCGGGTACTAATGGTGATGATGCTGCCTGGATCGGACTCCATGAAGCAATTGAG GATGATGACTTCATATGGACTGATGGCACAGTTGAGGATTTTCGTAACTTTAATTCAGCTCCCGATAATGGTGACTGTGTCGAGATGGATTCGAGTA ATGGAGAATGGGAAACTGCGGACTGCACTGACCTTGAAGAATACGTTTGCATCAAGGATGCACACCATTTCTTCCTCTAA